The Oleiphilus messinensis DNA segment TTACCGTGAGCGCCTGCACCAATGCCAAGATAGTCGCCAAACTTCCAATAATTGAGATTATGTTTGGCTTGCAGCCCAGGTTTACTGAAGGCCGACACCTCATATTGTTGAAAACCCGCTTTTGCAAGGCGGGTAAAGCCGGCCAGCTGGATGTCCCAAAGTCGATCATCGTCCGGTATGGGTGGGGGGCTGCTGTAGAAGGCCGTGTTCGGCTCTATGGTTAACTGGTACCAACTGAGATGCTGAGGATTGTGACTCAGTGCCTGCTCTAAATCTTCCAATGCCTCTGTAATATCCTGTGCGGGTAAACCATGCATTAGATCGAGGTTGATATTTTCAAACCCTGCTTTTCGGGCTGCAGTAATGGCGCTATGGGCTTGTTGCTGATCATGAATACGTCCCAGCACGCTCAAATGTTTGGGGTTGAAACTCTGAATCCCGAGGGATAGACGATTAATTCCCGCATTCCTGTAGCCATAAAAACGGCGCTCATCCACTGTCCCGGGGTTCGCCTCCATGGTGATCTCGGTAGCAAGATCAAAATGGAGCCGGGTGCGTAGCGCATCAAATAATTGTTGATAGAATTGCGGCGTAAGTGTGCTGGGCGTACCGCCACCGATAAAGATTGATTCTAATTTACGGGCTTGCACCCAGTGCAAATCGCTGTCCAGATCTGCGAGAAGCTGCTGCAAATATTGCTTCTCATCCAGGTCAGACTGCAATGTATGGGAGTTAAAATCACAATACGGACATTTTTTGACGCACCACGGGATATGGACATACAAAGACAGTGGAGGAAGTACAATTTCAGAGACCTGTTCGCCTGTATGTGTGGCCATAGTTTAATATCGTGACAATAGTTTAATATCGTGCCGCAAGGTTACCCTGCGATATCATGGCTGTCGAGCTGGCGATTCAACTTGTCCTGAATCTGCTGTTTGAGTTGTTTCAGGGCCAGACCCCGATGGCTTCGCTCGTTTTTTGCCTCGGCACTGAGTTCGGCTGCAGTGCAGTTCAGTTCTTCAACCCAGAATACGGGATCGTAACCAAAGCCACCGTTACCGGTAATCCGGGTATGGATACGACCTTCCCAGTTGCCCTGGCACACCAAAGGTGTTGGATCTTTTTCGTGCAGCATAAAGACTAAAGCACAATGAAATCGTGCTGAGCGACCTTCCTCGGGCACCGATTGTAATGCAGACATTAATTTTTCAATGTTGTCCTGATCTGT contains these protein-coding regions:
- the hemW gene encoding radical SAM family heme chaperone HemW, coding for MATHTGEQVSEIVLPPLSLYVHIPWCVKKCPYCDFNSHTLQSDLDEKQYLQQLLADLDSDLHWVQARKLESIFIGGGTPSTLTPQFYQQLFDALRTRLHFDLATEITMEANPGTVDERRFYGYRNAGINRLSLGIQSFNPKHLSVLGRIHDQQQAHSAITAARKAGFENINLDLMHGLPAQDITEALEDLEQALSHNPQHLSWYQLTIEPNTAFYSSPPPIPDDDRLWDIQLAGFTRLAKAGFQQYEVSAFSKPGLQAKHNLNYWKFGDYLGIGAGAHGKVSQLTDSPPGLEILRYNKTRQPAAYLKRMHQFAAATSIIEPEDLPFEFMMNALRLVKGVNPDLFRSRTGLPLSTIIQPLSAARAKGLIEPSRLQTTELGFKFLNETLSCFMGN
- a CDS encoding XTP/dITP diphosphatase encodes the protein MTRVVIASSNKGKLNEFNIMLNALDIQVLPQADFDIPEVEETGQSFVENAILKARNACKYSGLPALADDSGLVVDALQGNPGIFSARYAGPNATDQDNIEKLMSALQSVPEEGRSARFHCALVFMLHEKDPTPLVCQGNWEGRIHTRITGNGGFGYDPVFWVEELNCTAAELSAEAKNERSHRGLALKQLKQQIQDKLNRQLDSHDIAG